The window CTGGTCCCGTGTGATCCATCCGGAACGCGGCGATGTTGTCCCTGAAGCTGCTCGTTACCTGCTCAACCTGCAATTCGAGCAAATCGACCTTGATCGTATGCAGGATCTGCTTGATCGCAATCAAGCAGCATCACTCACTCCGGCCGAAGCAGAGGAGCTACGGCACTTCCGGCACGTGGGAATGCAGCTCGACCTGCTGCATTCAAAAGCCCGCCTGGCCCTGCAGCAAACCCGTTCGTAGCGTTCGTGCGCAATCCTCTTGCTGACCTTGTCCGTGACCGAGCTGGGAACCATTGCGAGTACTGCCTTCTCGCTCAGATGCATTCAAGTATCCCCTTCCAGGTTGATCACATCATCGCTTTGAAACATCATGGGGAAAATGGGCTCGAAAATCTCGCCCTCGCCTGCGTCTATTGCAATAGCTCCAAAGGCCCGAACATCGCGGGAATCGATCCGCTGACGCGCGCCATCGCTCCCCTCTTCCATCCCCGCCGTGACTCTTGGCAGTCACATTTTCAATGGAACGGGGCCGAACTCATCGGATTGACACCGAGCGGTCGCGCCACGGTGGATGTGCTGGCCATCAACGATCCGAATCTCTTGACTCTTCGCCAAGCACTTTTGGCGGAAGGCGTTTTTCCGTCTCTGCCGCAGGTTTTCAGTTAGCAATCGCGTCGCTTCAAGCGTATAAAAACGATGCGCTTGAGCTCGCTCTTCCGCGGCCTCCTCATTCTGAGTCGACTAACTGACTGAAAGGCCAGTCAAAATTTCTTTAAGCAACAGACGTCTTCCCTTAGCGTTGCTAAGGAGGAGTTTTACGGTAAAAGTGATTTCTGTCTGGCTGGAATGAAGGAATGAAAGCGTTCAAGAATGCCAGATTTCAAGATCGACAGATTGATGGCTTGCTTCGTTGCCAGCAAACTTGCCTGATTGAATGATGGAACGCTTGATTTCTGGATCTCTGGCTTTCTGTCTGACTGCCTTGCTGGACTGCCAGCTCCCCAGCAATCTTGAAGAACATAAATCAAGAGAACCAGTCTGCCAGCAAACTTGCCTGCCTGAAATATTGCTTGCCAGAGAGCAAGATTGCATGTAGCGTCCGCCGCATGATTATCGTCGTCGCGAATAGCAAAGGTGGAGTCGGCAAGTCGACGGTTGCCGTTCACTTAGCGGCCTGGCTTAGCGATCAGGGCTTCCGGGTGATCCTGGCCGACTGTGATATGCAGCATTCCTCGGCGCAATGGGTCAAAGAGGCAGCTCCTGAAGTAAAGGCTGTTTGCTTCGATGATCCGAATGCCATTCTCAATGAACTGCCAGGACTCGATGCCGAATGCGATTTTGTTGTGGCAGACGGACCCGGTAGCCAATCGGAAACGAGCCGCGCACTATTACTGCGTGCCCATCGGGCAATCGTTCCCTGCAAAGCGAGCATTTTAGAGGTGAGGGCGCTCGCCAAGGCCACCGAAGCGCTCCGGCAAGCCCAGGACATACGAGCTGGCAAGCCCGACGCGATGATCGTGCTCAGCATGGTCGGCAAAAACTATCGCCTGACCCAGGACATGAAAGCCGCCGCAAAGTCGCTCGGCCTGCCGATGGCTCACACGGCACTGATTTTGCGTCAGATCTACGCCGACGCGCCGGGGCAGGGCGCTGTCGTCGCAAAGCTCGGGTCGCGCGCGAGGGAAGCAGCTGATGAGATCGAAGCTTTATTCCGCGAGTTAGTTCCCGAAGCCCGCGATACAGCTGGCTGCAAACTCAAAATTGGTTAAGGGGGAGGGGCCATGGTTACGCGCCGGAACTTGATCGATGGGCTCAAAGACACTCCCGCAATCGATCCAAACATTGAGAAGCAATTCGTTTACAGCCAGCCGACCAGACCCGCGGTCGAAAAGGAAACTGCCCCCAAGTTGGCATCGGGGACGACAATCTCACGCCAGGCGATCAGCACCAGAATGCGCACCGACCTTGCCGAGGCACTGAAACGCGCCTCGCTGCAGCGACAACTCGAAAAAGTGTCGCCGAATACATTGACGGAGATTCTCGAAGCAGCGATCGAACCATGGCTCAAGGAGCATGGGTACTTGGACTAAGCCACGAGGACGAATGTTACTTGGGGGGCCCGCGTCGCTCGTACCACTTCTTACAAAAACCCAGAAAGGCGGCATCCGCATTTCGCGGCGCTTCCGTGATCCAATCAAGCCATTCGCCTTCGAGATAGTACACATCCCAACCTGGTGCGAGCACGCGAGCGTCCAGATAGGTTTCGGCGTTGAGGCTCATCCGCAGCCTTGGCGTTTCGAGACTCTTTACCATGAGTGCGCCTCGATTGCGGAACAGGACCATATCTGAATCGTCAAGCGTCACCGAATAGTCGGGGATATGGCCGTGTTTGGCGTCTTGCTCAACGATTTCGTGGACCATGCGACGGAACTCCTTGAGCGTCGAAGTGGAGCCGCACTTCTTTTGCATCAGTTCAAGCGAGATCTTCCATTCGCTCTGCCGGCCGCAATGTTTGCGCCCCAGCTCGTACATTCGCCGCTCCAGCGGGCGACGCAAGCGAAAGTAGTCGCGATGAAGCGTTAGGACTTCGCTTCGCTCAATCGCGTTGAAAACCCAGTCCGACAGCTTGACTTCCACTTCCTGCATCCGGCCGTCGCGCGTTTCGCGGACGATCCGGGCGGACTCGATCAAGCCAAATGTTTCAAAGACCTCCTTGCCACCGGTGACGATGTTTGTGCTGATTCGCGTACCTGCGAGACGCTCCATCGCAGCCTTCAGGGCATCGTAGCCCTGGCCATTCGTCATACGATTTGTCGCGGTCAGGAGCTCATGCGCCTTAAACCGGACAATCTGCGAAGCGGGACGCTGTTCCTTGAGGCCCGCCATGAGCTGGCTGATGCAAAAAATCAGCACGTCGCGGTCATGAACTGTTGCCAAGCCATCGGAGGAAGGCTTGATTTTGACGAAGATATCGCCGTGCTCGTAAACACGGACGTTGTGATCCGGCTTTGTCGAAAGGCTGAAAATCGGATGTTCTAGAGAGGCAATATCCGACTTGATGGCAGCGTCGAAAATATCGCAGACGAAGAAGTCACGCTTGGGACGCCGGTCCGGCAGCAGAGGAGACCGAGTAGCTACTGTGGGCGTCGCAGGAACCCGTTCGGCATCCGCTGACGGCTCTAATGGGCTTGGCTGATAGGTGATGAGAGGAAGAAGCTCATTCATGAGCCCGACCATTCGACATTTCGCCCACCAAGTCAAGCGAATTTCGATAGTTCACCCACCTGAGCCCTGTGGGTAAGTGGTTTTCGATACTTCACCCACCGAAACGACGTTTCGATGGTTCACCCACCGTACTTCGATGGTTTACACACGCTTCTTCGATACTTCACCCACCGCGTGTTCCAAATCTGGCGGTTGATTCAGCATGTTGCGACCGCAATCCACAGCGTAACTCTCTTTTAACAGAATTATTTAACACTCAGTCTTGAAATGCCCTGTTTATAAACATTTGTTTTGATATATTTCATTCATTAGTTACTCGGCAAGTCGCGAGCGCGTGCATCGCAGGCGGCACGAGCTGAATTGCAATGTTCGAATGGCAAATCTCCCTACTAGCCAGCTAGCAGCGACATCGCGATACTAAAGCGTTTTGGATACGACCAGGGGATTCAGCACTGAATCTCAGGCGCGACCGTAGTTTCCCTCATTAATCGCACTGCGATTAACCTTGGCTATCCAGGTAACGCGAAAATGGCCGTCCGAAGTCCCACGTTTTTAAGTTTGTTTTGTGGTTGCGGGGGCTTCGATCAGGGGTTTCACAACGCCGGGTTTCGTTCGCTCGGCGCATTCGATATCGACGAAGCAGCACTCGCGGTTTACCGAAAAAATCTTCCTTACGAAGCGACCGCCTGCGACCTCGCAACGGTCACTTTCAGCCGCATTTCCGGTTGCGATGTCGTCGTCGCCGGTCCTCCGTGCCAAGGCTTCTCGACAATCGGAAAGCGGCGAGTGAAAGATCCTCGCAACAATCTCCTAGTGACCGCGGCCGAGCAAGCTGTGCGAATCTCTCCTAGAGCTATTATTCTCGAAAACGTCGCCGGAGCAATCGCGGGGACGCATGCTCGATACTGGAGAAAAGCAAGTTTGATCTTGCGCTCTGGCGGCTATCAAGTTCAGGAATTGCTTTGCCGCGCCGATGAGATGGGCTTGGCACAGATCCGAAAACGCGTATTACTCGTCGCATGGAAGACGCGATTCCGCGGCGACATTGAGCTCCCCCAATGCAAGGGAGGGACCCTTCGCGACGCAATTTTTCCCCTCACTGCTTCACTCCCGAACCACTTTCCAAAGTACCTAGATGCTGCGACACATTCGGGACGAATCGCAAAGCGGATTCAACCGGGGCAAAAGCTTTCAAACGTACGAGTCTCGGAACGAAGTGTCCACACGTGGGAAATACCAGAAGTTTTCGGAACGACAAATGCCGAAGAACGGCGAGTACTGACGGCACTCATTCACCGTCGCAGGCAGAAACGCGTTCGCGATTTCGGCGACGGTGATCCAGTCAGCGCTCGCTCCCTGGCATATTATCTAGGTCGCCCAGTGGCCCGCGTGTTGAAGGCGCTTGTCCTCAAAGGTTATTTACGTTGCGACGAACGCGGATACGAACTCACACACACTTTCAACGGTAAATACCGACGTTTGACATGGGATGCTCCAGCGCCGACAGTCGATACAAAGTATGGGGACCCACGGTACTTTCTTCATCCTGATGAAGACAGAGCCTTTTCTGTTCGCGAAGCAGCCCGCATCCAAGGGTTTTCCGATGCGTTTGAATTCTCTGGAAATGAAAAACATCAGTATCTAATGATTGCCAACGCGGTTCCCCCGCCGCTAGCTGATACAATCGCGTCCTACCTCTCAAGGACCATCCTGCAATGATCTCGCCTTCGATTGCCGATCGCGTTCAAAAATGGGATCTTTCCCCGACTGCTCCGCTGACGCCGTTGACGACTTTTGGAGAGATCCACAAGCGAATTGTCTTCTATTACTCAACCCACTATTTTCAATACTTGCCGACGCTTAGCGTTCTGTATCCAGATTTTGAAACACGTTTAGCAAATTGGCTCTCCAATGTCCCGGATGACCAAAACCAACGGCTGCTTTTCGAGCTACTTCCTCGACTAGCGTTCTTCTCGCGCGAGGATTTTGAGAAACTGCACCAAGCCGCCTTCGACGGCCCCGTCGCTCGATGGATCTTTGAGAGTTCGCGTTTAAGCGTAAGCGACCCTGAGCTGGACAAGAAACTAAGTGAGCAGGCTCACCGACACACTTGGTATTGCCCACTTTCAGATAGCTTGCGCATCAACGACTTTCACAACGTCAATGGGATCGGTGGGGTTGACTATCGCCCTGACTGGCGATCGCTGGCAAGGTTTGGCAGTGAAGCAGCGATCCTCGACTTCATGAAAAACCATCAAGACATTCAAGGGCCAGCGCCATTGACACGTTTGGTAATTCTTGAAGACTTTATTGGTTCGGGCTCGCAATCGAGCGATACAGTGCGGTTTATCCAGCGGATTTCCAAGAAAATCCCCACCTTGATAGTCCCACTAATCGTTTGCCCAACAGGCGCGCAGGTTTGGAGGGCAATCGAGTCATTTCCTGAGCTTACATTCAGCCCTGTTATTGAACTGAAAGAGAGTGACATGATCACTGCAGGAACCGCTCGCGACGGTTCGTTTGCAGGGCGAATCGCCGATCTGGCCGAGTCGACCTATGCGGCAGTTGAAGGTGATCGTGCGGCATCGCCTCGGCCCTACAGTGCCTTCGGATTTCCTGGCCATGTAAACATTTCACTCGGCACGGGATCGCTTGTAACTCTCTATTCGAACACTCCTGCTAACACACTCCCCCTCGTTCAGCACAGCTCCAACTCGTGGAACGCTATCTTCCCTCGATCAGCGAGGATTCGATGAATCCATACGAGATCAATCCGTTTCAAGTCTTGTACGTTACGGACAGCCCGGATCCCCGCGCGTTCGTGGAGCTTTTCAGCGACATTCCGGTAATACATGCTTCTGCATTGTTCGAGCCAGGTAATGTCGTACTGAAGGGAACTCAAGGCTCCGGCAAAAGCATGTTGCTCAACTTGCTGCATCCAGCAATTCGCCTGGAATATGCCAAAGCCTCGCTAAAATTCCCAGCGCCCGAGTCCGTGCCGCAATTCGTTGGCGCTGGAATTAATTTAACGCTCAGCGGCGCGCTGAACATCGGCCAGCGCCCCATTCACTCTACAGAAAATGAAGACGAATTATTCCCGTTGTATTTCGCAGATTTCCTGAACTGCTACATCGCTGCTGATTTATTGCAGTCTCTGGAATTGATGGGAGCAAACCCAGGATTTTTTGATCGGTGCGTGGATTCTTCGCGACTGAATGGCTTTGCCGCAGCGGTCAGCCGTGACAGTTGTTGGTTTGGATATCTCGACGGTGTCGATTCGTTTGAGAAACTCGCTTCTCGCATGCTTCATCGATTAACGGCGTATCGAAAGTTCCACCAATATAATGGCGAACTTCCGGATGACATTTCAGGAACAAAGACCGGCATTGGCGAACCACTTTCGCGTATCGTTGACATCCTTCGCGCCACTGGAGTGATCGCCGAAACAACTCCAGTGTTCGTGCGAATTGATCAAATTGAACGACTTTACCGAAGCGATATGCTCCGCCCGCAACTTGGGCAGGAATATCGTCGGGTTATCAATAAAGCGATTAGCGGCCGAGATACGAGGGTTTCCTATCGCGTTGGTGCCAGAACCTACGCATGGGATGACGACCTGACTATTTTCCGCACCGGTGACCAATTAGAGGCACTGCGAGATTATCGTCAAATTGATCTCGACGAGGTACTTCGCAGAAAGGAGGCAAGAAGCACTTGGCTGTTCCCGTCCTTTGCGGCCGACGCGTTCGCGAGGCGAATGCGGTTGGCAGGGTGCAGCGATGAAGATTTAGAAGCAAAAAAGCCCAAGCAATCGAAGGTTGATTTGCTGGGTAAAGTATTCGGTTCGACGCCCGCAGCAAAGGCAGTTGCCAGCGAAATATGCCAGAACACGACAGCTGAAAGAGCACTCCGGCTAACAAAGGAGTTTTCCATTGAGTGGAAAGAGTTTCTTACCAGCCTGTTCGAATCGGATCCGCTTGACGCCGTTCTCGCAGCTGCCTGGGCCAGGCAGCGGGGGCAAAGCGGCCCTTCTGGAGTTCGACTAAAAAAGCCTCCGCCTGCAACCAGCCGTCCATGGGAGAAGGCTACTTGGCGAGATGAACGTATCCGAATTGCTATGCTGCAGCTTGCCGCGCGGTGTGCACAACGCTTGAAGTGGTCTGGAAAGGACGCGATCATCGCATTGAGTTCAGGAAATATTAGTATCTTTCTAAATCTGTGCTACGAAATCTGGGATTCATTCCTTCGCGCCGAGCGACTTAAGCCCACACCGTCGCGCATTGATCCTCTCAAAGACGGCATCCCTGGTGGCGTACAGGCGGTCGGAATTCAGACAGCAAGCACCCATTGGTATAACAAAATCACAGAACGCCCAAAGGGTAGCGATCGACAGCGTTTTATTGATATAATCGGGCGTCGTTTTCGCGATTGGCTTGCAGATGATGACGCAATGTCCTATCCCGGCCAGAATGGATTTTCACTGACACTCGACGAGCTGGAACGGGATCCATTTGTAAAGTGCTTCTTGAATGAGGCTGTTGACTATGGCGATCTGTTTGATGCCATCCATACGACTAAGGAGCAAGGCCGCAAGTCTAGAAGAAAATGGTATGTCGCTCCGATTCTGTCTGTGTTTTTTCAAATTCCCGAGGCTCACAAAAAGGAGCCACATTATGCGACGCTTTCGGAAGTGCGCGAATGGCTTTCGGAAGCCGGCGTTGTCTCGACACAGCAGCTAATGTTTGATTTTGTCCCGACTAAGTGACGGAGAGCTGCGAATGAAGCGGTTTCGCCCGTGGGGGAGTCT is drawn from Anatilimnocola floriformis and contains these coding sequences:
- a CDS encoding HNH endonuclease is translated as MRNPLADLVRDRAGNHCEYCLLAQMHSSIPFQVDHIIALKHHGENGLENLALACVYCNSSKGPNIAGIDPLTRAIAPLFHPRRDSWQSHFQWNGAELIGLTPSGRATVDVLAINDPNLLTLRQALLAEGVFPSLPQVFS
- a CDS encoding phosphoribosyltransferase-like protein; this encodes MISPSIADRVQKWDLSPTAPLTPLTTFGEIHKRIVFYYSTHYFQYLPTLSVLYPDFETRLANWLSNVPDDQNQRLLFELLPRLAFFSREDFEKLHQAAFDGPVARWIFESSRLSVSDPELDKKLSEQAHRHTWYCPLSDSLRINDFHNVNGIGGVDYRPDWRSLARFGSEAAILDFMKNHQDIQGPAPLTRLVILEDFIGSGSQSSDTVRFIQRISKKIPTLIVPLIVCPTGAQVWRAIESFPELTFSPVIELKESDMITAGTARDGSFAGRIADLAESTYAAVEGDRAASPRPYSAFGFPGHVNISLGTGSLVTLYSNTPANTLPLVQHSSNSWNAIFPRSARIR
- a CDS encoding ORC-CDC6 family AAA ATPase, which translates into the protein MERYLPSISEDSMNPYEINPFQVLYVTDSPDPRAFVELFSDIPVIHASALFEPGNVVLKGTQGSGKSMLLNLLHPAIRLEYAKASLKFPAPESVPQFVGAGINLTLSGALNIGQRPIHSTENEDELFPLYFADFLNCYIAADLLQSLELMGANPGFFDRCVDSSRLNGFAAAVSRDSCWFGYLDGVDSFEKLASRMLHRLTAYRKFHQYNGELPDDISGTKTGIGEPLSRIVDILRATGVIAETTPVFVRIDQIERLYRSDMLRPQLGQEYRRVINKAISGRDTRVSYRVGARTYAWDDDLTIFRTGDQLEALRDYRQIDLDEVLRRKEARSTWLFPSFAADAFARRMRLAGCSDEDLEAKKPKQSKVDLLGKVFGSTPAAKAVASEICQNTTAERALRLTKEFSIEWKEFLTSLFESDPLDAVLAAAWARQRGQSGPSGVRLKKPPPATSRPWEKATWRDERIRIAMLQLAARCAQRLKWSGKDAIIALSSGNISIFLNLCYEIWDSFLRAERLKPTPSRIDPLKDGIPGGVQAVGIQTASTHWYNKITERPKGSDRQRFIDIIGRRFRDWLADDDAMSYPGQNGFSLTLDELERDPFVKCFLNEAVDYGDLFDAIHTTKEQGRKSRRKWYVAPILSVFFQIPEAHKKEPHYATLSEVREWLSEAGVVSTQQLMFDFVPTK
- a CDS encoding DNA cytosine methyltransferase; the encoded protein is MAVRSPTFLSLFCGCGGFDQGFHNAGFRSLGAFDIDEAALAVYRKNLPYEATACDLATVTFSRISGCDVVVAGPPCQGFSTIGKRRVKDPRNNLLVTAAEQAVRISPRAIILENVAGAIAGTHARYWRKASLILRSGGYQVQELLCRADEMGLAQIRKRVLLVAWKTRFRGDIELPQCKGGTLRDAIFPLTASLPNHFPKYLDAATHSGRIAKRIQPGQKLSNVRVSERSVHTWEIPEVFGTTNAEERRVLTALIHRRRQKRVRDFGDGDPVSARSLAYYLGRPVARVLKALVLKGYLRCDERGYELTHTFNGKYRRLTWDAPAPTVDTKYGDPRYFLHPDEDRAFSVREAARIQGFSDAFEFSGNEKHQYLMIANAVPPPLADTIASYLSRTILQ
- a CDS encoding replication initiator protein A — translated: MNELLPLITYQPSPLEPSADAERVPATPTVATRSPLLPDRRPKRDFFVCDIFDAAIKSDIASLEHPIFSLSTKPDHNVRVYEHGDIFVKIKPSSDGLATVHDRDVLIFCISQLMAGLKEQRPASQIVRFKAHELLTATNRMTNGQGYDALKAAMERLAGTRISTNIVTGGKEVFETFGLIESARIVRETRDGRMQEVEVKLSDWVFNAIERSEVLTLHRDYFRLRRPLERRMYELGRKHCGRQSEWKISLELMQKKCGSTSTLKEFRRMVHEIVEQDAKHGHIPDYSVTLDDSDMVLFRNRGALMVKSLETPRLRMSLNAETYLDARVLAPGWDVYYLEGEWLDWITEAPRNADAAFLGFCKKWYERRGPPK
- a CDS encoding ParA family protein, encoding MKNINQENQSASKLACLKYCLPESKIACSVRRMIIVVANSKGGVGKSTVAVHLAAWLSDQGFRVILADCDMQHSSAQWVKEAAPEVKAVCFDDPNAILNELPGLDAECDFVVADGPGSQSETSRALLLRAHRAIVPCKASILEVRALAKATEALRQAQDIRAGKPDAMIVLSMVGKNYRLTQDMKAAAKSLGLPMAHTALILRQIYADAPGQGAVVAKLGSRAREAADEIEALFRELVPEARDTAGCKLKIG